The following nucleotide sequence is from Salvia splendens isolate huo1 chromosome 2, SspV2, whole genome shotgun sequence.
AAGATCTCCTCCCAATCCCATTCAAGCCCATCGCCGGCGCTACCATGTTCTCCTCTGCTTCCGGCAACCTATTCGGAAGCCCGCGAAGCATGCCCTCGTCGTCATCCGGGCTCCAGCTCAGCTCAAACTCCAACCAAACAGGCTACAACTACCACCAGGACAGTAAGCATTTGGGCCAAATCTTTGGATCGGCCCAAATGTCGGCCACCGCCTTGCTCCAAAAGGCGGCCCAAATGGGAGCAACGGCTACCAACTCCCCAATGATGCAGAAGAACTTCGTCAGCACCATGGCGGGCCCAGACCATGTGTCTAACCTGCCCGGCCCCAGTGTGCATGGGTACGAGAGCTTCCATAACGAGCAAACGTTCTTGGCCAAGATGATGCACAAGGGCCCGCCAGAGCTCTTCGAGGGAGGGGGCGATATGGTGATGTACGGCGGGATGCTGATGGATCAGAATATTCCGGCGGCAGGATTCTTGAAAAACATGGTGGAAGGGAGTGGTGACGACATGACCACGGTGGATTTCTTGGGGGTGGGAGGATCAAGGGGGCACAATTTGGAGATGAATCAGCAACTGATGCAGAATAATAAtttccatcatcatcatcagcagcatGAAGAATCAGATGTGGAAAAGCCACTCTACAACACTTTCTGAAATAAGTAGCTAATTCATATTCAAGAATTTGAGATATTGTTACTCATGCTGGCTCCAATCTACATGCATATTGTTTTTTGTTATAGTAAAAAACAAGAGATCCCAACTTAAAATTAATGCAGTAGTGAGATCTACCGTATATTAGGCATTACAACTCATGTATTTTATGCTATTTTACCAAGTCTAGTTCATAAGTTTTACTCACTTTTTTTATAACAAACATATCCGTTTTTACTGGGATTTCTTTTTACAAATGATATAAATTTCTTATAGTGatggtaattttttatatagccaacccatttaatttaaaattttatagaaTGTTATTTAGATTTTTTAACATCTATATATAATTACCTTATTATTCATGTGAAAATTTGAAGGGAAAAACAATAGAGAGAAGAACAGAAGAAAGAAAGTTGATAGCTCATAAACTTTGTCGTTGCTACAATTATTAATCGCACTCCTAATTAAAAATTCTGGATCTAGGATGATGTTTTATCAAGTACAGCTGATGGCTCATATATTCGAGTTATTCAACGTTGGTAGTTGAAGCATGCTAAATCAAAAAGAAATTACAGAGGCGAAAATAAGTAGTTGCAGTATTTGTTTCTACTTAGGCTAAAAAGCTGGCCTGCAAAAGGTATTGGGGAGACGATTGTTACAATGGCCTTCGTTTACTGCCCAATactgttattttttttttaattgcaaaAGAAGCACAGATTAGCATTATTTAGCAATCTTTCTTACTAGTTGAAAATCACCAGGAACTTGCTGCACAATGCCTTGGTTCATTGTCGGAAGTCGGGCATTGGGCGGCCAAGTTGCAGCTGAATGGAGACGTGTGCGATGCTTGTCACAGCCTCCAAGATCTTCTTCTCAGCCTCTTTTGCAACCTCCATGGCCTCCCTAGTTTGGCACCCCCCAGTATGAGTAGAATGCCAGAGAAGCTAGGAACAAGATTTTTTCAAGATTGTTGTGGCATTACCTGATTGATGTGTCCGGTGGCATGGAAACCTCGATTTGGAGAAAGACCTGGCCTTGCAACGAGTGGCGTGTGATGCGTTGGATACTCATTTTCTGAAACAAATTTCCAATTCCTCTACCTCACTTGTACCATATGATGTTGtataaacaaaacacaaagGGAGATGAGCGAGTGGATGATTAGAAACATAAAACTCATACCTCAGAGGAGGTGGATGATAAAATCGCTGAAACAGTGTCCACCGCATCTGTTGGCTCTAGTGAAGCAGTGTTGCAACGATGATCTGACCTTTTACAGCTTCGTTGGTGGTTAATACCACTCTCCGTAATACGTGAAGTTCCTGGCTCTACAGGAAAATTCAAAAAACTCTTGATCAAATATCAAGAAGATAGTCAATTTGAATCCTTAACTTTCACATAGCACAACTCCAATACAAAAGGCCAAAAGAATCTTACTACTATTTTGATGAGCAACTTATTTACCTATATGTATAAAGACTTCTGCAACTTCGGGATGGGATTGCTGAAGCTGACTGCGAACATTTTCACCAACATCATGTGCAGCACTAACGGTAGAAAAAGGGTCAACCTACACCAAGTATTTACTCATACCTTATGGAACTTGTAATATTATATAGTGTGCTTCAAAACTGAGGCGAGAGAACAAACCTCAACATCCACATCAAGGTACAGATTTGATCCAGCTCGCCTTCCTCTGAGGTGATTATAGCCCTAAAGTTTGCAGCGAAGATCGCTTAAAAAAGGATAGAGACTTGTAAATAAAGTACGAGATTATAAGTCTTCCAAGCGATATGAAACCATGCATAGCAGTTAAAAAGCTAAAACAAAGGAACAAGCCTGAAATGAATGTTTATAAAAAGGAATTAGTTCTGCAGGAATTTGAAAATTTCCTACCTCGACTCCCTCAACCCCAAGTATTGTTTGTTTATAAGGTTCAAGGTGTTGTGATGGAATAGCAGCATCCACCAATTCCAAAACACTGAATCATCCACACAGAACAAGGTCATGTCAAAACTCTCAGCATGTAAAATGATCATTCTTTTTCTCAAGCTAAAGCATCGATTTCTCAATACAGAAACCGTAAAGGGAGCAGATATATATTGACGCTTGACACTCTACCTTTGGTAACCGCTTTCAAGTCCTGCTTTAAAAATCATCACAGAAACGAGAAGTCCAGCAAGAGGATCAAGAAACCTCACCCCAAGGATAGATCCACCTAATATTGCAAGTCAGaaataaatatctcaaaaaaTTGTTAACGACAAATCAAACAAAGGATGGTGTATGCAACCAAAAGTATATATTGAATTATTCATAAATTCAACGGCAATTTTTAACAAGTGTTATGCAAACCAGGCcttaaaagtaaaagaaatggaTGATCTTGGACCTATGTAGCTCAGGTTTAGGTCATCAGAAAAAATCTAATGTCCCAGACTTGAATATTAAGAACATAACTGGCTGAAAATTTTTCTAAATTCCTCACATGCGTACTTTTGGAATTCATTCTTTTACTCTTAAAGACAATGGACAGATATTTCAATTTGACTGCAAAACAGACTGGTTATTATTATGATATTCGTGTACATTTAAGCCAGACAGATTCAAAATATTCTTTCCACCAAAAATAGTATGCAGGCTTGAAACAATCAAGCCCTTTGAAAATGAATTAGGGCAAAACACTGTTAAATTTAAATGAccgaataaaaaagaaaataaatatgaagtaAAATATTTACCAACCCCAATGAGGGCAACTACTGATGAGATAGCATCTGAACGATGATGCCAAGCATTAGCCTTCATGAGTCCACTGCCACTCTTCTCGCCTGCTTTCTTAGTAACCCAATATAGCCTTtccaaagtaaaaaaaaagtgcaTATTAGTCAATACAACGATTAGAGGTAGATCGATATCTGTAGAATCAAATCGACAACAGAAATATCAACTATGAAACAGAACATAAAAGAAAACACCAACAAAACTCAAAAGATACTATCCAGTCAACGTAAATAAAGGCAACGGATCTTATAGATAATAAAGGATAAATGGCTTTATACCCTTCTTTTACACCTATGGAGACTACAGTCATATTTAAGGCCAGAATCGGGTGCTCCATGTCCATTCCGTGATGATGCCCACCGAGCTGGTGACCATGAGCATGGTTATGAGCCAAGGAGTGGTTAACCATCTCGGGAGCAGCCGACCAGACActctacaaaaattaaaaataaatggaATTGGTATGTTTAACAGTTTACACTGCAAATTTTCAGCTTTAAATAAGTCGTATGCAGCACACACAGTAACTTTTGCTCTCTACATCagaaaaaatatagaaatgTACCGCCagaacatctatagcatgccaAGAAATGCCTCCAGCAGTTAGCAAGAGCACACTTGAAATTCCAAGGGCTCCTAATGTCTCAAACTTTCCATGCCCTGAACAATGGCAATTACAATTAATTGTCAAATATGGTGAGTAGAATATTCAAAATGAAATCCATCAAAAGTgtttaaaaatatctcataagtCATAATACAATGTGGACATGATGATCCGTCCTATATTCGATTGCATTGTGTGCAAGATGGAGACAAATAGACAATATAAATCGTAGCTGAACATGGAAAATTCACTAATCTAACAACCTTACAAATACAGCTTTATACAAACATTCACATTTAGCTAGCGCCTAGTAAAATAGTTTGACCAAAAATTTTCAAGGGTAGAAAAAGGGCCAACGAGTTTTAGTTTCTATGTTTTTGACAGAGAAAGGGCATACGAACTATTTCATTTACTTACGAGCTTTGTAAAACAGACAAGTCAGTGACTAAGGCAACAAAGTAAAGCTCTCATTTCTAAATTTCTGTTTCATCGTTCCTGATAGATGAGGCGTATACAATCAAAGATGAAAACATCCAAACTAATGAAACACTTTCTCAAGTCAAATGGCATCTCACATTACGCGTATTCATGGTTGTCTAACAATACTGGACTGTCCACATATCTATTTAACACTCAATGTCATAGCTGAATCAATAAAAATTCAACAAAGAGGAATGTCACAAAAGCGGAGAGTGTACATATGAAAGCATGCTGATACAGTTAGTTACAATCATCTTCTAAGATATACACTACAAAACAAGGTGGAAAGTATGAATTTAGAAGCTAAAAACACGTTGAATGAACAGAGACTGCTTAAATACAGATCAAAGGTGACCATATGGATGTTCTTTATCCTTGGGCGCCCTTCCAGCTCTAAATGAAAACAATGCCACCCCACTCAATACCTAAACCATTACACCACACAGCTAAAATTATTaagtaaagaaaagaaaagaaaagctgTTACCGTATAAAGAAACGAAAAACGCTCAAATCATACCACATCAGAAACCGAATGAGCTGCATCAGCAATAATGGCGGTGCTGCCGGACACATAGCCCGTGAAGGCTTTTCCGAGTGCTAATCCCACGTCCGCAGCGAGGCCTAGCCGAAATATCCTCTCGCCATCTTTTCCAGAATGAGAATCACCGTGCGAGTGGCCGCCATGCCATCGCCGGAAGATCTTGATATTTCGATTTTCAGAATATAAGCTTGGCCGATCATGAAATTCGCCAACACAAGAGCTTCTCAAAATCTCCGACTTGCAAACCTGTGATTTGATTGATATACAAGATTTCGTAGCAGGGTGGTGGAGAACTTTCAACAATCGAAAACCCATTTCCtctaatgtcaacacaaattgaAGCTTAGCCTTTATATTTTCGATGCTCGTTCTTgaatagaaaaattaaaatgtacTCCATCCGCCCACATAATTCGTCCTAGTTTTCCATTTTGATCCGTTCCACATAATTTGCCCACTTCAAACTttccatttatggtaaaaaaattATACCATTACTAATTACAATCAGGCACCTCAAATCACACAATTAATACAATTAATTGTCCAATTAGCTATTGATTCGGTCTCCCCTACTACGGgccaccaccaccagccaccCCCTACACCGGGCCACCACCACCAACCACCCCCTACAATGGACAACCAACCTCCACCACCGTTCCAGCTATAGCCGCCCCCATCGTGTATTCTGACTTCGAGAGACAGATTCTTGCTATTTTGCTGCCTGAGATTTTAGATTTAATCTAAGTATGTTGTCCCTCAATTTGGTTGTTTTCTTGATTGTGTCATTGGGTTGGAGGCTGTAGTTTTTGGTGTGTTTGTTTGGGTTAGAGGCTGGTGTTTTTGGGTGTGTTTGTTTGGGTTGGAGGCTGTGGTTGTGTCATTTGGGTTGGAGGCTGTGGTTGTGTCATTGGGTTGGAGGCTGTTGTTTTTTGTTGGTTTGGATGCTGTGGTTTTTAATTGGGGGAGGGGAGTTTGGTTGTTGGAGTGTTTGTGTGGGTTGGAGGCTGTGGCTATTTGTTTGGGGGAGAGGAGTCTGGTTGTTGGAGTGTTTGTGTgggttggaggttgtgggttgGAGGCTGTGGTTATTTGTTTAGGGGAGGGTCTCTGGTTGTTGGAGTAATTGCTAGTTGTCTGTTGTTCCTTGTGATGTGTTGCATGctgatactctttagccatGTGATGATTTGATGTGTGTTGGTATTACTGATAAAGTATGATTATTAAGCCACCCCTCTTGTTAGGTTAGGAGGCTTATTTGTGAGTTGATATAAACACCAAGATCTAagggaaaatgtttcataaacACCATACACTGACATTACAAAAGCCACCCCTTTACATGGTTAGGAGGCTGTTTTGTTAGTTAGGCAGCCTTAGAAGCCACCCCATACACATGTATGGTTTGGAGGCTGCCCTATGATGACAATTTTCTGAGGGATTAGGATTTTAGAAGCCACCCCTACACATATAGGTTTGGAGGCTTTACAAAAGATGTGAAAACCAGTTGATAGCATAAGCCACACCTAATCTTGAGGCTTACACACCCAACTGCCAAAAAAATGCTTCCTACTTACTGAAATTATAAACCCACAGCCCTACATATATGTGAGATGTCATATGCTGTGCCAGCATCATTTTCTCTCTATTGGAGGTATGCCACTGCAGCCTTGACAACATGTTCTTCAACCTCTAAATTGTGTGGAAGTATGCCCATCCTTGACAACCTATCTTTGTTGATGTGTGGAGTTTTGTAGCAATTTCCCTCTTCCACTTTCAAAATCTCTGTTAAACAAGTTTGAAGAGTTAGAAACACTTTGTTGAGTGTTTGTGCACTAAGTTCTTCAAAAGAGCTTTGCACATTACGCAACAAGTCATCCACTCCCCTGGCCAGTTTGTCATCTTGTATAGACTGT
It contains:
- the LOC121781146 gene encoding metal tolerance protein 2-like, whose product is MGFRLLKVLHHPATKSCISIKSQVCKSEILRSSCVGEFHDRPSLYSENRNIKIFRRWHGGHSHGDSHSGKDGERIFRLGLAADVGLALGKAFTGYVSGSTAIIADAAHSVSDVVLSGVALFSFRAGRAPKDKEHPYGHGKFETLGALGISSVLLLTAGGISWHAIDVLASVWSAAPEMVNHSLAHNHAHGHQLGGHHHGMDMEHPILALNMTVVSIGVKEGLYWVTKKAGEKSGSGLMKANAWHHRSDAISSVVALIGVGGSILGVRFLDPLAGLLVSVMIFKAGLESGYQSVLELVDAAIPSQHLEPYKQTILGVEGVEGYNHLRGRRAGSNLYLDVDVEVDPFSTVSAAHDVGENVRSQLQQSHPEVAEVFIHIEPGTSRITESGINHQRSCKRSDHRCNTASLEPTDAVDTVSAILSSTSSEKMSIQRITRHSLQGQVFLQIEVSMPPDTSIREAMEVAKEAEKKILEAVTSIAHVSIQLQLGRPMPDFRQ